From the genome of Uranotaenia lowii strain MFRU-FL chromosome 1, ASM2978415v1, whole genome shotgun sequence, one region includes:
- the LOC129757189 gene encoding retinol dehydrogenase 12, producing the protein MDQIKAAVAEADPFSSWWPFVISGIVFLVSTIRMYMGGQTCPNSNVIRDLVVVVTGADGGIGKELCKELVRRSAHVIMACRDVEKGEQVRQSIIRELPGASLELLPLDLRSFDCVRRFVREVESRHRQVDVLINNAGIIFHPEERTVDGFESHLQCNYLGHFLLTQLLLPSLERSTQGRVINVSAPGYTAGKMTIEDPLNIGSWAPGFHARDAFSHSKLAVVMASRVLANKLRKAKSKVTVNSCSPGLVRGTNHLRHSPLMRALFARAVTYPWMWLFMKSTSQGCQTMVRLATDPALAQSSGEFFNDCEPVELSELARDDRLGEKLYQETMKALKLDSQ; encoded by the exons ATGGATCAGATTAAAGCAGCGGTGGCGGAAGCTGATCCGTTCAGCAGCTGGTGGCCATTCGTTATTTCCGGTATCGTGTTTCTGGTGTCGACAATCAG AATGTACATGGGCGGCCAAACTTGCCCCAATTCGAACGTTATCCGGGACCTGGTGGTTGTAGTCACGGGAGCGGACGGGGGCATCGGCAAGGAACTGTGCAAGGAGCTGGTCCGCCGATCGGCGCACGTAATCATGGCATGTCGGGATGTGGAAAAAGGTGAACAGGTTCGACAATCAATCATCCGGGAGCTTCCGGGAGCATCGCTGGAGCTGCTTCCGCTGGATCTACGGTCGTTCGATTGTGTCCGCCGGTTTGTGCGGGAGGTCGAATCCCGGCATCGGCAGGTGGACGTACTCATCAACAACGCGGGCATCATTTTTCATCCGGAAGAACGCACCGTCGATGGGTTCGAGTCGCATTTGCAGTGCAATTATTTAG ggcattttttgctAACTCAGCTACTGCTGCCATCGCTGGAACGGTCCACCCAAGGGCGGGTAATTAATGTGTCCGCTCCCGGTTACACCGCCGGCAAGATGACCATCGAAGACCCGCTCAACATTGGAAGCTGGGCACCAGGCTTTCACGCCCGGGACGCTTTCTCCCACTCGAAGCTGGCCGTGGTGATGGCCAGCCGGGTCTTGGCCAACAAACTACGAAAGG CAAAATCCAAAGTCACGGTCAATTCCTGCAGTCCGGGATTGGTTCGGGGAACGAATCACCTGCGCCATTCGCCTCTCATGAGGGCACTTTTCGCCCGTGCCGTGACCTACCCGTGGATGTGGCTGTTCATGAAGAGTACTTCCCAGGGCTGCCAGACGATGGTCCGATTGGCCACGGATCCGGCATTAGCGCAATCCAGCGGGgaatttttcaa CGATTGTGAGCCGGTGGAATTGTCCGAACTGGCAAGGGACGACCGTTTGGGAGAAAAATTGTACCAGGAAACGATGAAAGCGCTCAAGTTGGATTCGCAGTAA